Proteins encoded within one genomic window of Elephas maximus indicus isolate mEleMax1 chromosome 21, mEleMax1 primary haplotype, whole genome shotgun sequence:
- the LOC126064933 gene encoding 60S ribosomal protein L36a-like, with protein sequence MANVPKAHRTFCKKCSKHQPHKVTQYKKRKDSLYAQGKQHYDRKQSRYGGQTRPIFWKKAKTTKKIVLRLERVEPSFRSKRTLAIKRCKDFELGGDKKRKGQVIQF encoded by the coding sequence atggcgaatgTTCCTAAAGCCCACCGGACTTTCTGTAAGAAGTGTAGCAAGCACCAGCCCCACAAAGTGACACAGTACAAGAAGCGCAAAGATTCTCTATATGCCCAGGGAAAGCAGCATTATGACAGGAAGCAGAGCAGATATGGTGGGCAGACTAGGCCGATTTTCTGGAAGAAGGCTAAAACTACAAAGAAGATTGTGTTGAGGCTTGAGCGTGTTGAGCCCAGCTTCAGATCTAAGAGAACACTGGCTATTAAGAGATGCAAGGATTTTGAACTGGGAGGAGATAAAAAGAGAAAGGGCCAAGTGATCCAGTTCTAA